In a single window of the Streptomyces sp. HUAS ZL42 genome:
- a CDS encoding serine/threonine-protein kinase: MANVQSAGNEVRVRVLVAERYRLDGPLGQGSMGEVWRATDQMLGRPVAVKLLRTGATEGDGAERFRREARIAARLNHPHVVAVYDFGGYGDQHYLVMELVDGWTLRQELHAHGTLDPYDAAVLGAQVAEGLAAAHHAGVIHRDIKPANVMLTAERDVKITDFGIARFADETTSTLSATGKIVGTGDYLAPERALGQPAVPASDLYSLGCMLYHLLTGRPPFLGRTTLEVVQQQVSATPVPPTELRPDIPRHLADCVLRLLAKDPAHRPTAEQTTDLLVPSQRPPHPGPPDGTVPPAATGAAAPPPVKPVDGSRKRRKAILGAGAVVLFGAAAGVGVALNSGGTASHPSPTGSVTSPSTPTDPAAPGSGTASATSSSEPSSSPTAGHKARGKDDGKDDGKKRRR; encoded by the coding sequence ATGGCCAACGTTCAGTCCGCAGGAAACGAGGTGAGAGTGCGCGTGCTGGTGGCGGAGCGCTATCGGCTGGACGGGCCGCTCGGGCAGGGGTCCATGGGCGAGGTCTGGCGGGCGACGGATCAGATGCTCGGCCGCCCGGTGGCGGTCAAGCTCCTGCGCACCGGCGCCACGGAAGGCGACGGGGCCGAGCGGTTCCGCCGGGAGGCCCGCATCGCCGCCCGGCTCAACCACCCGCATGTGGTGGCGGTGTACGACTTCGGGGGCTACGGCGATCAGCACTACCTGGTGATGGAACTGGTCGACGGCTGGACGCTGCGCCAGGAACTCCACGCCCACGGCACGCTGGATCCGTACGACGCGGCCGTGCTCGGCGCGCAGGTGGCCGAGGGGCTGGCCGCGGCGCACCACGCGGGCGTGATCCACCGGGACATCAAACCTGCCAACGTGATGCTCACGGCCGAACGCGACGTGAAAATCACCGACTTCGGGATCGCCCGCTTCGCCGACGAGACGACCAGCACGCTTTCCGCGACCGGCAAGATCGTGGGTACCGGCGACTATCTGGCGCCGGAACGCGCTCTGGGACAGCCTGCCGTGCCCGCCTCCGACCTCTACTCGCTCGGCTGCATGCTCTACCACCTGCTCACGGGCCGCCCGCCGTTCCTCGGCAGGACCACCCTGGAAGTGGTCCAGCAGCAGGTGAGCGCCACTCCCGTGCCTCCCACCGAGCTGCGGCCGGACATCCCTCGGCATCTGGCCGACTGCGTTCTGCGGCTCCTGGCCAAGGATCCGGCACACCGCCCGACCGCCGAGCAGACCACCGACCTGCTCGTCCCGAGTCAACGCCCGCCCCACCCGGGCCCGCCGGACGGGACCGTTCCCCCGGCTGCCACGGGCGCGGCCGCGCCGCCGCCGGTCAAACCTGTGGACGGCTCCCGGAAGCGCCGGAAGGCGATCCTCGGCGCCGGGGCGGTCGTCCTGTTCGGCGCGGCGGCCGGCGTGGGAGTCGCGCTGAACTCCGGAGGCACCGCCTCTCACCCTTCTCCGACGGGCTCTGTGACCTCCCCGTCCACACCCACCGACCCTGCGGCGCCAGGCTCCGGTACCGCTTCGGCCACCTCCTCGTCCGAGCCGTCCTCGTCACCGACCGCCGGCCACAAGGCAAGGGGCAAGGACGACGGCAAGGACGACGGCAAGAAGCGACGCCGTTAG